A part of Rhopalosiphum maidis isolate BTI-1 chromosome 3, ASM367621v3, whole genome shotgun sequence genomic DNA contains:
- the LOC113557951 gene encoding putative inhibitor of apoptosis — MWYSAFRKDMSSIFYSQISFGAPNTRDCSSTLLFMSIEALLETFNERWTLTFLSPFEMAQANFRYTGIGDRVICTDCYKDFFDWQPSDDPLREHVRLSRECPFVMFTIMFIKGRLLTFHGWPVDFLRPREMAEAGYFYTGVQDRVKCLICMIEFGNWQQHDIPFDKHAFHAPRCPFVTAHESYFVKAAINRSSIEEKNIEDRLDYEGIIIFLKPLFHEKMIDFDKRLNSFNRCLIPLQHDIHTLCEAGFFYSGNGHSDTITCFYCSDTRSDWNESLEPWVAHAKWSKTCSYLLLKKGKSFGDMIHAVKSDIIKSNQLELFNLIAAKKNSLTIGYNIKIRSTKKHFNRIQATKLSSNKIQEHLFQKLGPNILPDSMLCKICCKEEIEVAIIPCGHAIACIQCSLTFIRCAICRNICFRLMRIYLCKDIKKDKYLKLVLSSSKTSSNSTLNPMLCKVCYKEEMTTVFLPCRHVYTCGKCAEGIDECPICREDVFSFIQLYF, encoded by the exons ATGTGGTATTCGGCGTTTCGAAAAGATATGTCTTCGATATTTTACAGTCAGATTTCGTTCGGCGCTCCCAACACACGAGATTGTTCTTCAACACTTTTATTT ATGTCTATTGAAGCTCTATTGGAAACTTTTAATGAAAGATGgactttaacttttttatcacCTTTTGAAATGGCCCAAGCTAATTTTCGCTACACTGGCATTGGAGATCGAGTGATATGTACTGATTGTTAcaaagatttttttgattGGCAACCAAGCGATGATCCGCTACGTGAACATGTTCGTCTCTCACGAGAATGTCCATTTGTTATGTTCACT ATAATGTTCATTAAAGGTCGCTTGTTAACATTTCATGGTTGGCCCGTCGACTTTTTAAGACCTCGTGAAATGGCCGAAGCTGGTTATTTTTACACAGGGGTTCAAGATcgtgtaaaatgtttaatatgcaTGATAGAATTTGGTAATTGGCAGCAACATGATATTCCATTTGATAAACATGCTTTTCATGCTCCACGATGTCCATTTGTTACTGCACACGaaa gtTATTTTGTTAAGGCTGCTATTAACCGATCTAGCAtagaggaaaaaaatattgaagatcGGTTAGATTATGagggtattattatattcttaaagccgctatttcatgaaaaaatgATTGACTTTGATAAACGGCTCAATTCATTTAATAGATGTTTGATACCATTGCAACACGATATTCATACCCTATGCGAAGCTGGATTTTTTTATTCGG gcAATGGTCATTCTGATACTATAACTTGTTTCTACTGTAGCGATACTCGAAGTGACTGGAATGAAAGCCTAGAACCATGGGTAGCACACGCCAAATGGTCGAAAACTTgtagttatttgttattaaagaaAGGCAAAAGCTTTGGTGATATGATACATGCTGTGAAAagcgatataataaaatctaatcaacta gaattattcaatttgatTGCTGCAAAGAAAAATTCACTTACtattggatataatattaaaatacggtCAACAAAAAA GCATTTTAATAGGATACAAGCTACCAAACTTTCATCTAATAAAATCCAGGAGCATCTTTTTCAAAAGCTAGGCCCTAATATACTACCAGATAGTATGTTATGCAAAATTTGCTGTAAGGAAGAAATCGAAGTTGCTATTATTCCTTGCGGCCATGCCATTGCTTGCATTCAATGCTCTTTAACATTCATACGGTGCGCTATATGTAGAAATATATGCTTTAGGTTAATgagaatatatttatgcaaggatataaaaaaagacaaaTATCTCAAACTGGTACTAAGCAGTTCTAAAACGTCATCCAACAGTACATTGAACCCAATGCTTTGCAAAGTTTGTTATAAAGAAGAAATGACAACAGTATTTTTACCCTGCAGACATGTCTACACCTGTGGCAAATGTGCAGAAGGAATAGATGAATGTCCAATATGTAGAGAAGATGTTTTTTCCttcattcaattatatttttaa